A genome region from Macadamia integrifolia cultivar HAES 741 unplaced genomic scaffold, SCU_Mint_v3 scaffold652, whole genome shotgun sequence includes the following:
- the LOC122069564 gene encoding probable sulfate transporter 3.5, translated as MTDSDDVDVVQKVNFPTPRSFLTTFKTDLKETFFPDDPFHHFKTEPHPLSRAKKVVQYFIPVFQWLPNYHFHLFRYDLFAGITIASLAIPQGISYAKLANIPPIIGLYSSFVPPLVYAIFGSSRDLAVGTVATTSLLLASILGDKVSAKDDPALYLRLIYTSTFFTGIFQATLGIFRLGFLVDFLSHSTIIGFMGGTATIVSLQQLKGLFGLTHFTSKTDIISVMHSVFSQRKEWRWQSTVMGLCFLVFLLSTRRLMKKKPKLFWVSAIAPMVTVVVGCVFAYVVHVDRHGIQIVGHLSKGLNPPSLRQLNFDSEYLPVTIKSGIITGILSLAEGIMIGRSFAEMKNYQIDGNKEMIAFGIMNIFGSITSCYLTSGPFSKTAVNYNAGCKMQMSNVVMSMCIMLTLLFLAPLFSYTPLVALSAIIMSAMFGLIKYKEVYRLFKVGLSIVRALLYVARPGAPKLGNIPSSTLFHDIEQYPNATSIPGILILQLGSPIYFANFAYIRAKITRWIEEELDVKNSKGRDLEYLILDFGGVTFIDMTGIEMLFEVQRDTARRGIKVALVNPKVAVLEKLMLSKFINSIGKESVFLSIEAVVKAFHFMLNESKDNRNSAGPSISIESNTYVTDD; from the exons ATGACTGATTCTGACGATGTCGATGTCGTCCAAAAAGTAAACTTCCCAACCCCAAGAAGCTTTCTCACTACATTCAAAACCGATCTGAAAGAGACATTCTTCCCCGACGATCCCTTCCACCATTTCAAAACCGAACCACATCCACTCAGTCGGGCCAAGAAGGTGGTCCAATACTTCATCCCCGTCTTCCAATGGCTTCCCAACTATCATTTCCATCTCTTCCGCTACGACCTCTTTGCTGGGATCACCATCGCTAGCCTTGCCATTCCTCAAGGGATTAGCTATGCTAAGCTCGCTAATATTCCTCCCATTATTGGCCTCT aTTCGAGCTTTGTGCCTCCTCTGGTTTACGCCATTTTCGGTAGCTCAAGAGATCTTGCAGTTGGGACTGTCGCCACTACGTCATTGCTCCTAGCTTCAATTCTAGGAGATAAGGTATCAGCTAAGGATGATCCGGCATTGTATCTTCGCTTGATTTATACTTCCACTTTCTTCACTGGAATTTTTCAGGCGACTCTTGGGATCTTCAG ACTCGGGTTTTTGGTAGATTTCCTGTCGCATTCcacaatcattggatttatgGGAGGAACAGCCACGATCGTTAGTCTGCAACAACTCaagggtttgtttggtttgaCGCATTTCACATCCAAAACAGATATAATCTCTGTTATGCATTCAGTCTTCAGCCAAAGGAAGGAG TGGAGATGGCAGAGTACAGTTATGGGATTATGCTTTCTCGTCTTCCTCCTCTCCACCAGGCGCCtg atgaagaagaagccaAAGCTATTTTGGGTTTCGGCTATAGCTCCAATGGTGACTGTAGTAGTAGGCTGTGTTTTCGCTTACGTTGTTCATGTAGACAGGCATGGCATTCAAATC GTGGGTCACTTGAGTAAAGGATTAAATCCTCCTTCTCTTAGACAGTTAAACTTTGACTCTGAGTATCTTCCTGTAACTATAAAATCTGGGATCATCACAGGCATCTTATCTCTTGCA GAAGGGATAATGATAGGAAGGAGTTTTGCTGAAATGAAAAACTATCAGATAGATGGAAATAAGGAAATGATagcttttgggataatgaaCATTTTTGGCTCCATCACTTCATGCTACTTGACCTCAG GTCCATTTTCAAAAACTGCTGTGAATTACAATGCAGGGTGTAAAATGCAAATGTCAAACGTAGTGATGTCTATGTGCATAATGTTGACTCTCTTATTCTTGGCTCCTCTCTTTAGTTATACTCCTCTTGTGGCTCTCTCTGCAATAATCATGTCTGCAATGTTTGGGCTCATCAAGTACAAAGAAGTTTATCGCTTATTCAAG GTAGGACTATCAATAGTTAGAGCACTTCTATATGTAGCTAGGCCTGGTGCTCCCAAGCTTGGGAACATACCAAGCTCAACATTGTTCCATGATATAGAGCAGTACCCTAATGCCACTTCGATCCCAGGCATTCTCATCCTACAATTGGGATCCCCTATTTACTTTGCTAATTTTGCTTACATCAGAGCAAA GATCACAAGGTGGATTGAAGAGGAACTAGATGTAAAAAACTCTAAAGGGCGTGATCTTGAGTATCTAATACTAGATTTTGGAG GAGTTACATTTATTGACATGACTGGCATTGAAATGTTATTTGAAGTGCAAAGGGATACTGCAAGGAGAGGAATTAAG GTAGCACTAGTAAACCCTAAGGTAGCAGTGTTAGAAAAGTTGATGCTATCAAAATTCATTAATTCTATTGGGAAGGAATCCGTGTTCTTATCAATTGAAGCAGTGGTCAAGGCATTCCATTTCATGCTTAATGAGTCGAAGGATAATAGAAACAGTGCAGGACCCTCGATTAGTATAGAGAGCAATACTTATGTAACTGATGACTGA